The stretch of DNA CCGCGAGCCCCGTGAACACGTAGATCGGCTCGCCCCCGCTCAGCACCACGCCGGCGCCGACCAGCTCGCCGATCTTCGCGCTCACGGCGTTCACCTGGTCGGGGTCGCGCGAGCGCACGACCAGGGTCTCCTGCAGCACGAAGCGGTCTGCCTTGGCGTTGTTCGTGCCCCACTCGCGCGCGTTCGCGTCGCTGACCGAGAAGCCCTGCACGCGGCTGTCGCCCAGATCGACGCCCTCGCGGGTCAGGAACTCCCGCACCTTCGCGAGGCCGTCTTCGAGCCTGGCGTGCGCCGTCTCCAGGTCGTTGCTCGACGCGGTGAGTCGCATGGGCCAGATCGCGACGTCGGCGGACACGTCGCGCTCCGAGGTGCCCTTCACGGTCACGAAGTGCTCCGAGGCGCGAGCGCGCGCGAAGCCCTCGCCGGCCAGCCAGCCGGCCAGGGCGATGCCGGTCGCGAGGAGCAGCGCCGCGAAGAGTCTTTCGGGCCCTCCGCTCGCCACGGCTAGCGCAGTGCGGCCTCGGCGGCGCCCACCACACCCAGTGCCGCACCCAGGCGCAGGTCGTTCAGCGCCAGCACGAAGGCGGCGCGGCCCCCCGCTGCGCGCAGGCGGCCGATCGCCACGTCGTCGTGACCCAGCGCGGCGCGCGGGGTCGGGAGCTCGCTCTCGGGCAGGATCGCGACGCCCTTCTGGGCCGCGAGCAGCGCGCGGGTCTGGTCCCGCGAGAGCGGCTCTGAAAGCTCCGCATGCACCGCGGCCAGGCTTCCGCCCAGGG from Myxococcota bacterium encodes:
- a CDS encoding SIMPL domain-containing protein (The SIMPL domain is named for its presence in mouse protein SIMPL (signalling molecule that associates with mouse pelle-like kinase). Bacterial member BP26, from Brucella, was shown to assemble into a channel-like structure, while YggE from E. coli has been associated with resistance to oxidative stress.); translation: MASGGPERLFAALLLATGIALAGWLAGEGFARARASEHFVTVKGTSERDVSADVAIWPMRLTASSNDLETAHARLEDGLAKVREFLTREGVDLGDSRVQGFSVSDANAREWGTNNAKADRFVLQETLVVRSRDPDQVNAVSAKIGELVGAGVVLSGGEPIYVFTGLAELKPAMIAEATSRAREAAAQFAKDSKTRLGPIRRANQGLFEILARDATPITPESSQVRKTVRVVTTVDYVLE